In Geoalkalibacter sp., the genomic window GAGGTAGCGGTAGAAAACCGGCGCATCCTCCTCCTGAATGTAGAGTTCCTGCACCCCCGTTTCCGCCAGATTCTGCCGGTGAACGGGAGAAAACCCCAGCCCCTTGGCCGCGAACAGAGTATAGCGCTGGTGGCCGACCCTTAAAAACAGGTCGCAGGGCGCACTGATTTCCGGGTGCAGGCACCCCAGATCAATCGGGCGGTAGTCGTCTTGACAGGTTTCCGATGAAAGATTCAAGTGTTGGAACATCCTGTAAGGAATACTCTGTCGCGCCGAGGCTATGGATGCTCTGGTTGGCATCATCAGGACAAAGGGCTTTCCCGCGCAGAGAAGCAAACTTTTGAAAAAGTTAATGCGAGATGTGTGCCAGCGATGGAAATTCACCAATCTTGCCTGCGATGTCTTTTTATTTAATAATTTCAATGCCATGCATCGTAAACGGAAGATGAACAGAGGGGGCATCGGTGCTTCTTGCGGCCAAAAAACCGACAATATTTGCCCTTGCCCGCCGTAGCGCTTTGCGCTAATGTCGCAATTGTTGGATGGAATTTTTTTGTGTGCAGTGCTGAACAAAGAGGGCAGGCATGATCATCAAAGTCATGGCCGTTGAATAAATCAAAAAAGCCGCCGCGGACGGGAACGTCCGTGGGCGGCTTTTGTCGTTTTGCGGAAATGTCTCAACGATCCAGCGGACTGATGGCCCCCAGGGAGTTTTTTTCCGCGACGTGCGTGTAAATCATCGTCGTGCGCAAGTCGGCATGCCCGAGCAGATCCTGAATCGTGCGAATGTCGGTGCCGCCTTCTAACAGATGGGTGGCAAAGGAATGACGCAAGGTGTGAATCGTGGCCGGTTTGGCAATGGCCGCGGAGCGAATCGCATCGCGAAAAGCCCGCTGCAAAAGACTCGGATGTTGGTGATGGCGGCGAATGATCCCGCTGCGCGGGTCGGTTGAAAGACCGCGTGCCGGAAAGACCCAGAACCATCCCCACTCCTTGCCGGCATTGACGTATTTTCGTTCCAGCGCCTTGGGAAGAAAAACCCCGTTCATGCCCTGGTTTCGGTCGCTGTCGAACAGGGCGCGCACCTCCCGCAAATGAGCCGCCAACTCATCACGAAGGCGGGCGGGAAAAACCGTGCGGCGATCTTTGTCACCCTTGCCCGAGCGCACAATGACCAGGCCTCTTTCCATGTCGAGATCCTTGACCCTGAGATTGAGGCATTCGTTTAATCGCAGACCGCAGCCGTAGGTCAGCATGGCCATCAGCAGAGGCGTTCCCTCCATGGCCGCAAAAACCTGCTGGATCTCTCTGGAAGACAGGACGACGGGCAGGCGTCGCCGCTTTTGTGCCCGAACCGCGTCGATTGCTTCGTCGGTATCAAGGCCGAGCACATGTCGAAAGAGAAAGAGAATGGCATTCAATGCCTGATTTTGGGTCGAGGACGAAACCTCACGCTCCACGGCCAGATAAGACAAAAAGCGGCGCATATCGTCAAAGCAAATCTCCCGGGGCGACCTAGCCCCAAGGAAACGCTGGAATTGGCGAATCCAGGAGAGGTAGGATTTTTCCGTATTGAGCGCCAGCTGCTTGACGCGCAGGACATCGCGCGTTTGCTCAAGGATCTGGTCCCAAGCGTTGCAGTCGGCCAACAAGGGAAGCGGCGCCGATTTCGTGGTCAGGAAAAAAT contains:
- a CDS encoding integron integrase → MLSDFQQALDADKSLNPKHVPYLIRWVRDCYRFFRIPPAERLSLEQIKLYLSHLEASREDWQIKQAEQALRRFDFFLTTKSAPLPLLADCNAWDQILEQTRDVLRVKQLALNTEKSYLSWIRQFQRFLGARSPREICFDDMRRFLSYLAVEREVSSSTQNQALNAILFLFRHVLGLDTDEAIDAVRAQKRRRLPVVLSSREIQQVFAAMEGTPLLMAMLTYGCGLRLNECLNLRVKDLDMERGLVIVRSGKGDKDRRTVFPARLRDELAAHLREVRALFDSDRNQGMNGVFLPKALERKYVNAGKEWGWFWVFPARGLSTDPRSGIIRRHHQHPSLLQRAFRDAIRSAAIAKPATIHTLRHSFATHLLEGGTDIRTIQDLLGHADLRTTMIYTHVAEKNSLGAISPLDR